A genomic region of Sciurus carolinensis chromosome 7, mSciCar1.2, whole genome shotgun sequence contains the following coding sequences:
- the Agpat1 gene encoding 1-acyl-sn-glycerol-3-phosphate acyltransferase alpha, whose amino-acid sequence MELWPGAWTVLLLLLLLLLFLLPTLWFCSPSAKYFFKMAFYNGWILFLAVLAIPVCAVRGRNVENMKILRLMLLHVKYLYGIRVEVRGTHHFPPSQPYVVVSNHQSSLDLLGMMEVLPGRCVPIAKRELLWAGSAGLACWLAGVIFIDRKRTGDAISVMSEVAQTLLTQDVRVWVFPEGTRNHNGSMLPFKRGAFHLAVQAQVPIVPIVMSSYQDFYCKKERRFTSGRCQVRVLPPVPTEGLTPDDVPALADRVRHSMLTIFREISTDGRGGGDYLKKPGGVGEARL is encoded by the exons ATGGAGCTGTGGCCCGGGGCATGGacggtgctgctgctgctgctcctgctgctacTCTTCCTGCTGCCCACCCTGTGGTTCTGCAGCCCCAGTGCCAAGTATTTCTTTAAGATGGCCTTCTACAATGGCTGGATCCTCTTCCTGGCTGTGCTTGCCATCCCTGTGTGTGCCGTGCGAGGACGCAACGTTGAGAACATGAA GATCTTGCGTCTAATGCTGCTTCACGTCAAATACCTGTATGGGATCAGAGTGGAGGTGCGAGGGACTCATCACTTCCCTCCCTCGCAGCCCTACGTCGTGGTCTCCAACCACCAGAGCTCCCTCGACCTACTTG GAATGATGGAGGTACTGCCAGGCCGCTGTGTGCCCATTGCCAAGCGTGAACTACTATGGGCTGGCTCTGCTGGGCTGGCCTGCTGGCTGGCAGGAGTCATCTTCATTGACCGGAAGCGTACAGGGGATGCTATCAGTGTCATGTCTGAGGTCGCCCAGACCCTGCTTACCCAGGAC GTAAGAGTCTGGGTTTTTCCTGAGGGAACAAGAAATCACAATGGCTCCATGCTGCCCTTCAAACGTGGCGCCTTCCATCTTGCAGTACAGGCCCAG GTTCCCATTGTCCCAATAGTCATGTCCTCCTATCAAGACTTCTACTGCAAGAAGGAGCGCCGCTTCACCTCGG GGCGATGTCAGGTACGGGTGCTGCCACCAGTGCCCACAGAAGGGCTGACACCAGATGACGTCCCTGCTCTGGCTGACAGAGTCCGGCACTCCATGCTCACCATTTTCCGGGAAATCTCTACTGATGGCCGGGGTGGTGGTGACTATCTGAAGAAGCCAGGGGGAGTGGGCGAGGCCCGTCTATGA
- the Egfl8 gene encoding epidermal growth factor-like protein 8 isoform X2 translates to MGSRAELCILFGGLSFLLLLMSGEGAKGGSLKESQGVCSQQTLVVPLRYNESYSQPVYKPYLTLCAGRRICSTYRTTYRVAWREVKREVQQTHAICCQGWKKRHPGALTCEAICAKPCLNRGVCVGPDKCECAPGWGGKHCHVDVDECRTSVTLCSHRCFNTAGSFTCGCPLGLVLGPDGRACAEGSPEPPTSASILSVEVREAEHDERTLRREIRELRGRLERLEQWAAQAGAWVRAVLPMPPEELRAEQVAELWGRGDRIESLSDQVLLLEEKLGTCESSCSSPPKPLSQLP, encoded by the exons ATGGGGTCCAGGGCTGAGCTGTGCATACTCTTTGGCGGACTTTCATTCCTCCTGCTACTGATGTCAGGCGAGGGGGCCAAGGGTGGTTCCCTCAAAGAGAG TCAAGGGGTCTGCTCCCAGCAGACGCTGGTGGTCCCACTTCGCTACAACGAGTCCTACAGTCAACCGGTATACAAGCCCTACTTGACCCTGTGTGCTGGAAGGCGCATCTGTAGCACATACAG GACCACGTATCGCGTGGCGTGGAGGGAGGTGAAACGAGAAGTACAGCAGACCCATGCCATATGTTGCCAGGGCTGGAAGAAGAGACATCCAGGAGCGCTCACCTGTGAAG CCATTTGCGCCAAGCCTTGCCTGAACAGAGGCGTCTGCGTTGGGCCGGACAAGTGCGAGTGCGCCCCCGGCTGGGGGGGAAAGCACTGTCACGTGG ACGTGGATGAATGTAGGACCAGCGTCACGCTCTGTTCGCACCGTTGTTTCAATACCGCGGGCAGCTTCACTTGCGGCTGCCCTCTTGGCCTGGTGCTGGGTCCCGACGGGCGCGCCTGCGCAGAGGGGTCTCCAGAACCCCCAACCAGTGCCAGCATCCTGAGCGTGGAGG TTCGGGAAGCGGAACATGATGAGCGCACCCTGAGGCGGGAGATTCGCGAGCTGCGAGGGCGCCTGGAGCGGCTGGAGCAG TGGGCCGCTCAGGCTGGAGCCTGGGTCCGAGCTGTGCTGCCCATGCCACCAGAAGAGCTACGGGCAGAACAGGTGGCTGAGCTATGGGGTCGGGGTGACAGGATCGAATCTCTCAGTGACCAGGTGCTGCTACTGGAGGAGAAGCTGGGCACCTGTGAgtcttcctgctcctccccaccCAAACCCCTATCCCAACTGCCCTAG